A window of the Isosphaera pallida ATCC 43644 genome harbors these coding sequences:
- a CDS encoding calcium-binding protein has translation MDQHRVQPAVVQLESRQLLTTAILNGDALVIQGTEGNDLIRVSQVRSVWQVSGVSTRFDARLVRSIQISAGGGNDRVLVERNGAAGFAIQLVIDGGDGNDTIDLRRFGGIAAVAVGGGEGDDLIYGSSSNDNLFGDDGEDTIYGGAGSDRIDGGDGNDRLLGGPGNDEIRGGLGNDFMSGDFGNDILMGASGDDTIRGGPGNDQLLGEADNDLLFGDEGNDLIRGGDGNDTLNGGSGADTLDGGSGVNRIIPGPGRQKVIIPSGTTGITSASARNEAVTSSAFASASARSTTVADLGVSWFDSNRRRLGLMRRG, from the coding sequence ATGGACCAGCACCGTGTCCAACCCGCGGTCGTTCAACTCGAATCGCGTCAACTCCTCACCACCGCGATTCTGAATGGAGATGCGCTGGTGATCCAAGGCACCGAAGGGAACGATCTCATTCGGGTTTCCCAGGTTCGTTCGGTGTGGCAGGTATCCGGAGTTTCGACTCGTTTCGACGCGCGGCTGGTGCGTTCGATTCAGATTTCCGCCGGCGGGGGCAACGATCGGGTGCTAGTCGAACGCAACGGGGCAGCCGGCTTTGCGATCCAACTGGTCATCGACGGCGGCGACGGCAACGACACGATCGACCTGAGGCGCTTTGGCGGCATAGCCGCAGTCGCGGTCGGCGGCGGTGAAGGGGACGACCTGATTTACGGCAGCTCCTCCAACGACAACCTGTTCGGCGACGACGGGGAGGACACGATTTACGGCGGAGCCGGCAGCGATCGCATCGACGGCGGCGACGGCAACGATCGACTCCTCGGTGGACCCGGCAACGACGAGATCCGAGGTGGTCTGGGCAACGATTTCATGTCGGGCGACTTCGGCAACGACATCCTCATGGGAGCATCCGGCGACGACACCATTCGCGGAGGTCCGGGCAACGACCAACTCCTAGGCGAAGCTGACAATGACCTGCTCTTTGGCGACGAGGGCAACGACCTGATCCGCGGCGGCGACGGCAACGACACCCTCAACGGAGGCTCGGGAGCTGACACCCTCGACGGCGGTTCGGGCGTCAATCGGATCATCCCCGGCCCCGGACGACAGAAAGTCATCATCCCTTCCGGCACGACTGGGATCACCTCGGCGTCCGCTCGAAACGAAGCGGTCACCTCTTCGGCGTTCGCCTCCGCCAGCGCACGCTCCACCACGGTCGCCGACCTCGGCGTGAGTTGGTTCGACTCCAATCGGCGGCGGCTCGGCTTGATGCGTCGGGGTTGA
- a CDS encoding FAD-binding and (Fe-S)-binding domain-containing protein → MMAHPAIATQPKSVLSSSSPVSRFTASASPAQRRLEQRLREETRCEVRFDPAARGLYATDASLYQIEPVGVVLPRSRADVAGAVRIAYEEGVAVLPRGGATSLSGQTIGRALILDCSKYLRRIGVIDRERRTVEVETGLVLDHLNAHLEPLGLMFGPDVSTSDRATIGGMIGNNSAGARSLKYGKMVDHVETLQVVLDDGTPATFGPLDESQLAAMIARDDRVGRLHRVVAEVVERNRVAIEAAFPRILRRVSGYNLDEFVPGLPVRPAGWLVEPFRFNLARLIVGSEGTLAVAVAATLKLMPKPKAQGLVILSFATLIQSLESVGEIVETGPASVELVDRTILDLAARNPEYARYLTFVEGRPEAVLAAQFHAESDDELRRMTDRLEHRFHGRAGVLGVRVNLKSSSKDDFWKVRKAGLSLLMGMVGDAKPVAFVEDTAVDPTRLPEFYRRFQAILHRHGTVGSCYGHADVGCLHIRPVLNTKDPRDVEKLRSIAREVADLVAEFGGAMSGEHGDGLARSGWNQRLFGPTVYAAFQTVKQAFDPLNRLNPGKVVAQPDPGADLRQGPDYHVVEPAHLMFDYTDQGGFARAVEMCSGVGVCRKTDGGTMCPSYMVTRDEDHSTRGRANLLRLVLSGALPADGLASDDLDAALDLCLGCKACKTECPSNVDLAKLKAETLYQRYQVKPPKLGARLMARLHEWYPLASALAPIVNSAARLKMTRRLNEWLLQIDHRRVLPAFVTPGRTFRAWFARHRRELDQTQEGGTARIPQGKVILLDDCFTNWHTPSVGIAAVRLLEAAGYQVELAGIPCCGRPAVSKGLLDVAKRLAEVAVDRLEPRVADGTPILGCEPSCLATLADEFRDFKIGPRALTVAQAARMADAFLADPSCVPVLPLRAPEAGEATTIHLHGHCQQKALWGNAASLTALKRVPGVRVEALDSGCCGMAGSFGYEVGHYELSRALADRVLLPAVTRAAQSSEIEVVAPGFSCRSQIKDFHGQAPRHPLEWLASRLESPSTST, encoded by the coding sequence ATGATGGCCCACCCCGCGATTGCCACGCAACCCAAGTCTGTCTTGTCCTCGTCTTCTCCGGTGAGTCGTTTCACCGCCTCGGCGTCGCCAGCCCAACGGCGGTTGGAGCAACGGCTCCGCGAAGAGACCCGATGCGAAGTGCGGTTCGATCCCGCGGCGCGGGGGTTGTACGCCACCGACGCCAGCCTCTATCAGATCGAGCCGGTAGGGGTCGTATTGCCTCGGAGTCGGGCCGATGTCGCCGGTGCCGTGCGGATTGCCTACGAGGAGGGGGTCGCAGTGTTGCCTCGGGGTGGGGCGACCTCGCTTTCGGGTCAGACGATCGGCCGGGCGCTCATTCTCGATTGCTCCAAATACCTGCGTCGCATCGGCGTGATCGACCGGGAGCGGAGGACCGTCGAGGTGGAAACCGGCCTGGTGCTGGATCATCTCAACGCCCATTTGGAGCCTCTGGGCTTGATGTTCGGTCCTGACGTCTCGACCTCCGACCGAGCCACGATCGGCGGCATGATCGGCAACAACTCCGCCGGGGCGCGGTCGCTCAAGTACGGCAAAATGGTCGATCATGTCGAAACCCTTCAAGTCGTGCTGGATGACGGCACCCCCGCGACCTTTGGTCCGCTCGACGAGTCGCAACTGGCGGCCATGATCGCCCGCGACGATCGAGTGGGACGATTGCATCGGGTGGTCGCCGAGGTGGTCGAGCGAAATCGCGTGGCGATTGAAGCCGCCTTCCCCCGCATTCTGCGCCGGGTCAGTGGCTACAACCTCGACGAGTTCGTGCCGGGGTTGCCGGTTCGACCGGCTGGTTGGCTCGTCGAGCCATTTCGATTCAACCTCGCGCGGCTGATCGTCGGCTCGGAGGGGACCTTGGCGGTCGCGGTGGCGGCGACCCTCAAGCTGATGCCCAAGCCCAAGGCTCAGGGTCTGGTCATCCTGTCGTTTGCGACGCTGATCCAGTCGTTGGAGAGTGTGGGCGAGATTGTCGAGACCGGCCCGGCGTCGGTTGAGCTGGTCGATCGAACCATTCTCGATCTGGCCGCCCGCAACCCGGAATACGCCCGCTACCTCACCTTCGTCGAAGGCCGTCCCGAGGCGGTGCTAGCCGCCCAGTTCCACGCCGAGTCGGACGACGAACTGCGACGGATGACTGACCGTTTGGAGCATCGCTTCCACGGTCGGGCGGGGGTGCTGGGAGTGCGAGTCAACCTCAAGAGTTCCAGCAAGGATGATTTCTGGAAGGTCCGCAAGGCCGGTCTGTCGCTGCTCATGGGCATGGTGGGGGACGCCAAGCCGGTCGCCTTCGTGGAGGATACTGCGGTGGACCCCACCCGCCTCCCGGAGTTTTATCGCCGTTTCCAGGCCATCCTCCACCGCCACGGCACCGTGGGCTCCTGCTATGGCCACGCCGACGTGGGATGTCTGCACATTCGTCCGGTTCTCAACACCAAAGACCCGCGCGACGTGGAGAAACTCCGCTCGATCGCCCGCGAGGTCGCCGACCTGGTGGCCGAGTTCGGCGGCGCGATGAGTGGCGAACATGGCGACGGCCTGGCCCGCTCCGGCTGGAACCAACGGCTCTTCGGTCCCACGGTCTACGCCGCGTTTCAGACGGTCAAACAGGCGTTCGACCCGCTCAACCGGCTCAACCCCGGCAAAGTCGTCGCTCAACCCGATCCGGGGGCCGATCTTCGCCAGGGGCCGGATTACCACGTCGTCGAACCGGCCCATCTCATGTTCGACTATACCGATCAGGGCGGCTTCGCCCGCGCAGTCGAGATGTGTTCGGGCGTGGGGGTATGTCGCAAGACCGATGGCGGCACCATGTGCCCAAGCTACATGGTGACCCGCGACGAGGACCACTCGACCCGCGGCCGTGCCAATTTGCTGCGGTTGGTGCTCTCCGGCGCGTTGCCCGCCGACGGCCTGGCCTCAGACGATCTCGACGCGGCGCTTGATCTTTGCCTGGGCTGCAAGGCGTGCAAAACTGAATGTCCCTCCAATGTCGATCTCGCCAAGCTCAAGGCCGAAACCCTCTATCAACGCTATCAGGTCAAGCCGCCCAAGCTTGGGGCTCGGCTGATGGCCCGGTTACACGAGTGGTATCCCCTGGCCTCGGCGTTGGCTCCGATTGTCAACTCCGCCGCTCGTCTCAAGATGACTCGCCGCCTCAACGAGTGGTTGCTGCAGATTGACCATCGCCGAGTCTTGCCCGCCTTTGTCACGCCTGGTCGGACCTTCCGCGCCTGGTTCGCTCGTCATCGGCGCGAGCTCGACCAAACCCAAGAGGGAGGAACCGCCCGGATTCCCCAGGGCAAGGTAATCCTGCTGGACGACTGCTTCACCAATTGGCACACCCCCAGCGTGGGGATCGCGGCGGTTCGGCTGCTGGAGGCGGCAGGCTACCAGGTGGAACTGGCCGGAATCCCCTGTTGCGGACGCCCCGCCGTCTCCAAAGGGTTGCTCGACGTGGCCAAACGGTTGGCCGAGGTCGCCGTCGATCGTCTAGAACCCCGCGTCGCCGACGGCACCCCCATCCTCGGTTGCGAACCCAGCTGCCTGGCAACCCTGGCCGACGAATTCCGCGACTTCAAAATCGGTCCCCGCGCGTTGACCGTGGCTCAGGCCGCCCGGATGGCTGACGCCTTCCTCGCCGATCCCTCATGCGTCCCCGTCTTGCCGCTCCGCGCTCCAGAAGCGGGCGAAGCGACCACAATTCACCTTCATGGTCACTGCCAGCAAAAGGCGCTTTGGGGCAACGCGGCCAGTCTAACCGCGCTCAAACGCGTCCCTGGCGTGCGGGTCGAAGCGCTTGACTCGGGATGCTGCGGCATGGCCGGGTCGTTTGGCTACGAGGTGGGCCACTATGAACTCAGCCGCGCGCTGGCCGATCGGGTGTTGCTGCCCGCCGTGACCCGCGCGGCCCAATCGTCCGAAATCGAAGTGGTGGCCCCCGGCTTTTCCTGCCGCAGTCAAATCAAGGATTTCCACGGCCAAGCGCCTCGACATCCGTTGGAATGGCTGGCTAGTCGCCTGGAATCCCCCTCGACCTCGACCTAG
- a CDS encoding WD40 repeat domain-containing protein — MKRIDRRTKGVGLILVLVGLTGCGRTDSEISVGQGTADLPRLGEPSGSEVAPLVRVAPSQGVAARVEFSGKPVGLTVGPDGAVVVGLEHDVWMVQGQPPTTTRPSWVSSQDLLIALAGDPRFNGAALAHFQFDPATSQPNTLVRLVATADGAILNEQRFKSEIKCLAIAPATRPSDEADSSPKPVVLVGTVWSENASGPQPLGVVLQPSTDEQIPLRGLVGEPSAAALTTDGRLAALAAARRGENFVTLGELKVWSLDDPSQPRWGVSENLANIHGLIFRPDSQALVLAHKTAGGDPVATLFAVEDGAVLSRTPPLPANVTTLKFTPEGSGLVLGLENGLIQLHRADDLAQPPMVSRQAHVGPVQGVGFAKDTYSLISIGRDSKLLFWEPSLWTPPGSTESLHQL, encoded by the coding sequence ATGAAAAGGATAGACCGACGAACCAAGGGAGTCGGGTTGATTCTGGTCCTCGTGGGTTTGACCGGATGCGGCAGGACCGATTCGGAGATCAGTGTAGGGCAAGGGACGGCGGACTTGCCGCGGTTAGGTGAGCCCTCTGGATCGGAGGTCGCCCCTCTGGTGCGCGTCGCTCCCAGCCAGGGAGTGGCCGCGCGCGTCGAGTTCTCCGGCAAGCCGGTTGGGCTGACCGTAGGGCCCGACGGCGCGGTGGTGGTGGGTTTGGAGCACGACGTTTGGATGGTCCAGGGGCAACCGCCAACCACCACGCGGCCTTCGTGGGTCTCGTCTCAAGACCTGCTGATCGCGCTGGCTGGCGATCCCCGCTTCAACGGCGCAGCGTTAGCCCATTTTCAATTCGATCCCGCCACCTCCCAACCCAACACGCTGGTTCGGTTGGTCGCAACCGCCGACGGAGCGATCTTGAATGAACAGCGTTTCAAAAGTGAAATCAAGTGCCTAGCCATCGCCCCAGCAACCCGTCCGTCCGACGAGGCCGACTCATCCCCCAAGCCGGTGGTCTTGGTGGGAACGGTCTGGAGCGAGAACGCATCTGGGCCTCAACCGCTTGGGGTAGTCCTCCAACCTTCGACCGATGAGCAGATTCCGTTGCGTGGTTTGGTTGGCGAACCCTCTGCCGCGGCTTTGACCACCGATGGTCGGTTGGCTGCCTTGGCAGCAGCGCGTCGGGGCGAAAACTTCGTCACCTTGGGCGAACTCAAAGTCTGGAGCCTGGATGATCCCTCGCAACCCCGTTGGGGCGTGAGCGAGAATCTCGCCAACATCCACGGCTTGATCTTCCGCCCCGACTCGCAAGCATTAGTTTTAGCGCACAAGACCGCGGGCGGTGACCCTGTGGCAACGCTCTTCGCCGTGGAAGACGGCGCGGTGCTGAGTCGCACGCCACCGTTGCCCGCCAACGTCACCACCCTCAAGTTCACGCCGGAGGGCTCTGGATTGGTTCTGGGTCTGGAAAACGGCCTGATCCAACTCCATCGCGCCGACGATCTGGCCCAGCCCCCGATGGTCTCCCGCCAGGCCCATGTGGGACCGGTTCAAGGGGTCGGGTTTGCCAAGGACACCTATTCCCTGATCTCGATCGGACGCGACTCGAAGTTGCTCTTCTGGGAACCGAGCCTCTGGACACCGCCTGGCTCAACCGAGTCACTTCATCAGCTCTAG
- a CDS encoding DUF1559 domain-containing protein, with translation MPFHDLNQRSRRGFTLIELLVVIAIIAVLIALLLPAVQAAREAARRSQCVNNLKQLGLALANYESTHGSYPMGGSPGRRRDNPADLIGGISGSPWGSWSAHSMMLPYLEQSALYNTLNFMVATQGPLEFGPIALTTGITTRIQSFICPSTPEIVGTFYGRPRPGLSYFSSMGASMLFDGNLTASRPNGLFNHGGQPVTVAGVTDGTSNTIAFAEWRIGDFNPNRLSIQDVINIQGTFPPGASWGSPLLNMPAGGQPFQQWIQICAAQYQPSLGNGNLNRSWIGEQWATGMPGRTMGTILLPPNSPFPNCNINTWGQGDWDTPGMWNMSSYHAGGGNACFADGSVRFIKTSMALLPFWALGTRDQGDVVDASAL, from the coding sequence ATGCCTTTCCATGACCTCAACCAACGTTCGCGCCGGGGATTCACCCTGATCGAACTTCTGGTCGTCATTGCGATCATCGCCGTGTTGATTGCGCTCCTGCTGCCCGCGGTTCAGGCTGCCCGCGAGGCGGCTCGCCGCAGTCAGTGCGTCAACAACCTCAAGCAGCTGGGTCTGGCTTTGGCCAACTACGAATCGACTCACGGCAGCTATCCGATGGGCGGCAGCCCTGGTCGTCGTCGGGACAATCCGGCCGACCTGATTGGCGGCATCAGCGGCTCCCCCTGGGGTTCCTGGAGCGCCCACTCGATGATGTTGCCCTATCTGGAACAGAGCGCGTTGTACAACACCCTGAACTTCATGGTAGCTACCCAAGGTCCCCTGGAGTTTGGTCCCATCGCGCTAACTACCGGCATCACCACTCGGATTCAGTCGTTCATCTGTCCATCGACACCGGAGATCGTGGGTACCTTTTATGGACGTCCCCGTCCTGGTCTGAGTTATTTTTCCTCGATGGGCGCGAGCATGTTGTTCGACGGCAACCTGACGGCCAGCCGTCCTAATGGCCTGTTTAACCACGGTGGTCAGCCGGTCACGGTCGCGGGGGTTACCGACGGCACTTCCAATACCATCGCCTTCGCCGAATGGCGGATTGGCGACTTCAATCCGAATCGTCTCTCGATCCAAGACGTCATCAACATCCAAGGGACCTTCCCGCCTGGAGCGAGTTGGGGTTCGCCGTTGCTGAACATGCCCGCGGGTGGGCAACCGTTCCAGCAATGGATTCAGATTTGCGCCGCGCAGTACCAGCCCAGCCTGGGCAATGGCAACCTGAACCGTTCCTGGATCGGCGAGCAATGGGCTACTGGGATGCCGGGACGCACGATGGGCACGATCCTGCTGCCGCCCAACTCGCCGTTCCCCAACTGCAATATCAACACCTGGGGACAAGGCGACTGGGATACCCCCGGCATGTGGAACATGTCCAGCTACCACGCCGGCGGCGGCAACGCCTGCTTCGCCGACGGCTCGGTGCGATTCATCAAGACCTCGATGGCTCTGCTGCCCTTCTGGGCGCTGGGCACCCGCGACCAGGGCGACGTGGTGGACGCTAGCGCTCTCTAA
- a CDS encoding DUF1559 domain-containing protein yields the protein MAQSSPSGGFVRRGFTLIELLVVIAIIAVLIALLLPAVQAAREAARRSQCVNNLKQIGLAIANYESTHSCYPGAYRASRVAGGNIGLGGAWGSWSPHSMLLPYLEQTAIYAALNFNFINQGDNTGASYGFVGVNSTGIRSRVATFNCPSSPLPGNNNFFGVQAPGNNYFACVGSSTNFNGLLSASGRPNGVFRYEGGAIGIRDVTDGTANTLFYSEWRTGDFDVNRLSPQDVVNIGNVFIGGGGQDSPLANMPLGATALVTYSQICATSLAIGSTAAPRGNRSWIGEQWATGIFGRTLGNVLFPPNTAIPNCMSCAGCGDFDGPGIFGMSSNHPGGANALFGDGSVRFLKNTLALPIVWSLGSRDQGEVVSADSL from the coding sequence ATGGCTCAAAGCTCTCCGAGTGGTGGATTCGTCCGCCGTGGTTTCACGCTCATTGAGCTCTTGGTCGTCATTGCGATCATCGCGGTGTTGATCGCGCTCCTGCTGCCCGCGGTTCAGGCTGCCCGCGAGGCGGCTCGCCGCAGTCAGTGCGTCAACAACCTCAAGCAGATCGGTCTGGCTATCGCCAACTACGAATCGACCCACAGCTGCTATCCCGGCGCGTATCGGGCGTCGCGTGTCGCTGGCGGTAATATTGGACTGGGTGGCGCTTGGGGCAGCTGGAGTCCGCACTCGATGCTTTTGCCCTACTTGGAGCAAACCGCGATCTACGCGGCACTTAACTTCAACTTCATTAACCAGGGTGACAACACAGGTGCCTCCTACGGTTTCGTGGGTGTCAACTCAACCGGCATCCGCTCGCGGGTGGCGACGTTCAACTGCCCCTCCTCACCATTGCCGGGAAACAACAACTTTTTTGGCGTTCAGGCTCCCGGCAACAACTATTTCGCCTGCGTTGGCTCCAGCACCAACTTCAACGGTTTGTTGAGTGCGAGTGGTCGGCCTAACGGGGTTTTCCGTTACGAGGGTGGAGCCATCGGCATCCGCGACGTGACCGACGGCACCGCCAACACGCTGTTTTACAGCGAATGGCGAACCGGCGACTTTGACGTGAATCGTCTGTCGCCTCAGGACGTGGTAAATATTGGCAACGTCTTTATCGGCGGCGGCGGTCAGGACAGCCCGCTGGCCAACATGCCGTTAGGGGCAACCGCGCTCGTGACCTACTCGCAAATTTGCGCAACGTCGCTTGCTATCGGCTCGACCGCCGCTCCGCGTGGCAACCGTTCCTGGATCGGTGAGCAGTGGGCCACCGGCATTTTTGGACGCACTCTGGGTAATGTCCTGTTCCCGCCCAACACCGCCATCCCCAACTGTATGTCGTGCGCTGGTTGCGGCGACTTTGACGGTCCGGGCATCTTCGGCATGTCTAGCAACCATCCCGGCGGAGCCAACGCATTGTTTGGAGATGGTTCGGTGCGGTTCCTCAAGAACACGCTGGCGCTACCGATCGTCTGGTCACTTGGTTCGCGCGACCAAGGTGAAGTTGTCTCCGCTGACTCCCTGTAA
- a CDS encoding FG-GAP-like repeat-containing protein — protein MRFPLRFGSASRRWMVMATFLLVGVVLLVGWLQWRSAADAALAREQLAEARRATLARRYDFARTRLAELLDSGRGDSNTRAEALYWQGVCWLETGKPGEAVEVWSVIGPGTSEWHHRAIVRRADVLIHRLGRFEEADGALALVLGPDHARGGPLAEALEVRTKLWRYQGRLDELAEVVRRVWWACPDPADALRGLWRLETDPFPLDGVRTALEQARALNESDPGVRLGLANLATYEGRFEEALALLELLREQRPEQPAIARAELRLARAWDRPDLAGPALQRLKPTDLSWLETLELNAWLRERTGGTTAERIAAWSALLELAPKHPQALERLAELARTEGRGEEADRLRRLKREADDAKERYRALLAEPIPPPRRDWPALAEVAGQLARPFETAAWQALVKHGPHAGESLRAATGSLIDPATPRGNTPTPRTLAALIPVAAARPEPPGVDDPADPFGPRPVFEDVASAAGLAFVFDPGHSGARQLPETMSGGVGLIDFDNDGWLDVYAVQGGPFPPPQSAAASTAAAGDRLFRNRGDGSFEDVTDKAGLAAIPSYGHGVAVGDYDNDGFPDLFLTRWDRYLLMRNRGDGTFEDVTEAAGLAGLQVWPTSAAWGDFDRDGDLDLYVCHYLEWDAANPRLCRRGPDDPTLMYCDPRNFPAVADRVFRNDGGVFVDVSMACGVAPADQDGRGLGVLAADLDGDGWLDLYVANDTTANFLFRNKGAEGQPFVFEELGALAGVAGNADGGYQAGMGVAGGDLDGDGLIDLFVTNFFDEGTTAYLNLGHGQFADRSASVGILAVSRPILGFGLIAADLNNDGHLDLVSANGHVNDYAPYVPYRMPGQVLLGDGRGKLKDVTRTAGEVWTRPRLGRGLVAGDFDHDGGLDFLLVDLGRPLVLARNLIRQTRPDDPRRNWVNLVLKGDGVKSPRDPIGAVATLTTNQGVQVVPLLGGGSYLSAPSLHLHVGLGLADKVNTLEIRWPSGRMERFETTNWPVNQTWRVEEGRGQLVD, from the coding sequence ATGAGGTTCCCCCTGCGATTCGGTTCGGCTTCTCGTCGTTGGATGGTGATGGCGACCTTTCTTCTGGTCGGGGTCGTCTTGCTGGTGGGTTGGCTCCAATGGCGTTCCGCTGCCGACGCCGCGTTAGCGCGCGAGCAACTCGCCGAAGCCCGTCGCGCAACGCTAGCGCGGCGCTACGACTTCGCGCGAACTCGGTTGGCCGAACTGCTCGACTCGGGCCGCGGCGACTCGAACACCCGCGCCGAGGCGCTCTACTGGCAAGGAGTCTGTTGGCTCGAAACCGGCAAACCAGGCGAGGCGGTCGAGGTTTGGAGCGTCATCGGTCCGGGAACCTCCGAGTGGCACCACCGAGCCATCGTGCGGCGCGCTGATGTGTTGATCCATCGCTTGGGACGCTTCGAGGAAGCCGACGGCGCGCTCGCCCTGGTTTTGGGACCTGACCACGCGCGGGGAGGGCCCCTAGCCGAAGCCTTGGAGGTGCGGACCAAACTCTGGCGCTATCAGGGACGACTCGATGAATTGGCTGAGGTGGTTCGACGGGTTTGGTGGGCCTGTCCTGATCCCGCCGATGCGTTACGGGGCCTTTGGCGTCTGGAGACCGACCCGTTCCCGCTGGACGGCGTGCGGACGGCGTTGGAACAGGCCCGCGCGCTCAACGAGTCCGACCCCGGCGTGCGACTCGGCTTGGCTAACCTCGCCACCTACGAGGGACGTTTCGAGGAGGCGCTGGCCCTTCTGGAATTGTTGAGGGAACAACGACCCGAGCAACCGGCTATCGCCCGCGCGGAGCTTCGACTCGCCCGCGCTTGGGATCGTCCCGACCTGGCCGGACCGGCTCTTCAACGTCTCAAACCAACGGACCTGAGCTGGTTGGAAACCCTCGAACTCAACGCCTGGCTCCGCGAGCGGACCGGCGGGACAACGGCCGAACGGATCGCGGCTTGGTCGGCTCTGCTGGAGTTGGCTCCCAAACATCCCCAGGCCTTGGAACGTCTAGCCGAACTCGCCCGTACCGAGGGTCGTGGCGAGGAGGCCGACCGGCTCCGTCGTCTCAAACGCGAGGCCGACGACGCCAAGGAACGTTACCGCGCCTTGCTCGCCGAACCGATTCCTCCACCCCGACGCGATTGGCCCGCCTTGGCCGAGGTCGCCGGTCAATTGGCGCGCCCCTTCGAGACGGCCGCCTGGCAAGCTCTGGTCAAGCATGGCCCCCACGCGGGAGAATCCCTTCGTGCCGCAACGGGTTCCCTGATCGATCCCGCCACTCCGCGTGGCAACACCCCCACGCCTCGGACGTTGGCAGCTCTGATTCCAGTGGCCGCTGCGCGTCCTGAACCGCCCGGCGTCGATGATCCCGCCGACCCGTTTGGTCCCCGTCCCGTCTTCGAGGACGTGGCCTCCGCAGCGGGCTTGGCGTTCGTGTTCGATCCCGGCCACTCTGGAGCGCGTCAATTGCCCGAAACCATGAGCGGTGGAGTCGGGTTGATCGACTTCGACAACGACGGTTGGTTGGATGTTTACGCGGTGCAAGGTGGTCCGTTCCCGCCGCCGCAGTCTGCCGCGGCCTCCACGGCGGCAGCGGGGGACCGCCTCTTTCGCAACCGAGGCGACGGCAGCTTTGAGGACGTCACCGACAAGGCAGGCCTGGCAGCGATCCCCAGCTACGGCCACGGCGTCGCGGTGGGCGATTACGACAACGACGGCTTCCCCGACCTGTTTCTCACCCGCTGGGATCGTTACCTCCTGATGCGCAACCGAGGCGACGGTACGTTCGAAGACGTGACCGAGGCGGCCGGCCTGGCTGGTCTCCAAGTCTGGCCGACTTCAGCGGCCTGGGGCGACTTCGACCGTGACGGCGACCTCGATTTATACGTCTGTCATTATCTGGAGTGGGACGCGGCCAACCCCCGGTTGTGTCGCCGCGGTCCCGACGACCCGACGCTGATGTATTGCGACCCCCGCAACTTTCCCGCCGTGGCCGATCGGGTCTTTCGCAACGATGGTGGCGTGTTCGTCGATGTTTCGATGGCGTGTGGAGTCGCTCCGGCCGACCAGGACGGACGCGGACTCGGCGTCCTCGCTGCCGATCTCGACGGCGACGGCTGGCTCGATCTCTACGTCGCCAACGACACCACCGCCAATTTCCTGTTTCGCAACAAGGGCGCGGAGGGACAGCCTTTTGTCTTCGAAGAACTCGGCGCGTTGGCCGGGGTCGCGGGCAACGCCGACGGCGGTTATCAGGCTGGAATGGGGGTCGCTGGGGGCGACCTGGACGGCGACGGCCTGATCGATCTGTTTGTCACCAACTTCTTCGACGAAGGAACCACCGCTTATCTCAACCTGGGCCACGGCCAGTTCGCCGATCGCAGCGCCTCGGTGGGCATCCTGGCGGTCAGTCGGCCGATTTTGGGCTTCGGCCTCATCGCCGCCGACCTTAACAACGACGGCCACCTTGACCTGGTTTCGGCGAATGGCCATGTCAACGACTACGCGCCCTACGTTCCCTACCGCATGCCCGGCCAGGTCTTGTTGGGGGACGGTCGGGGCAAGCTCAAGGATGTCACACGGACGGCCGGCGAAGTCTGGACCCGTCCCCGGCTGGGACGAGGCTTGGTCGCGGGCGATTTCGACCACGACGGCGGCCTCGATTTCCTTCTAGTTGACCTGGGACGCCCCCTTGTGCTGGCCCGCAACCTGATTCGCCAAACCCGTCCCGACGATCCTAGGCGCAATTGGGTCAATCTCGTCCTCAAAGGGGACGGCGTCAAATCGCCCCGCGACCCCATCGGCGCGGTAGCGACGCTGACCACTAACCAAGGCGTGCAGGTTGTCCCTCTTCTAGGTGGCGGCAGTTACCTCTCGGCTCCCTCGCTTCACCTCCACGTTGGTCTGGGATTGGCTGACAAGGTTAACACGCTAGAAATCCGCTGGCCTTCCGGCCGGATGGAGCGGTTCGAGACAACCAATTGGCCCGTCAATCAAACTTGGCGCGTCGAGGAGGGACGTGGGCAGCTCGTTGATTGA